Part of the Gemmatimonadaceae bacterium genome, TGACCGTCGTCGGTCTGCTCGAGGACCGCAAGGTCTCCGCCGACGTCTCGCAGCGGTTAGGCATTCGCGACGCCAATATGGACGTCTACGTTCCGCTGCCGACGATGCTGCTCCGCTTTCGGAATCGGGCCGAGGTGACGCAGGAAGAGATGGAGCTCGCAGCGCGCGAGTTCAGTCAACCCGACTCCTCCGAGACGGACGATCAGCGCGCCGAGAAGCGCAACTACAACCAGCTCGACAAGGTCGTGGTGCAGGTGGATCGCGCCGCGGTCGTGCCATCGGTGGCGGACATTGTTCAGCGTCTGCTCAAGCGGCGCCACAACGAGGTCATCGACTTCGAGATCACCGTCCCCGAGCTGCTGCTCAAGCAGGAGCAACGGACAAAAACGATCTTCAACATCGTGCTCGGCGCCATCGCGTCGATCTCGCTCGTCGTCGGTGGGATCGGCATCATGAACATCATGCTCGCATCGATTCTCGAGCGCATCAAGGAGATCGGCGTGCGTCGAGCCGTTGGCGCAACGCAGCGAGATGTGCTCGCGCAATTCCTGAGCGAGGCGGTGATGATCAGCCTCGCCGGTGGTCTCGCCGGGATCATCACCGGCGCGATCCTGAGCTCGATCATCGAACATGCGGCGAAGATTCACACGATCGTCTCGCCTTTGTCCGTCGTCGTCGCTTTTGGGGTGTCGGTCGCCGTCGGCCTCTTGTTCGGCATCGTTCCCGCCTGGCGCGCCGCGCGCCAGGATCCCGTCGTGTGCCTTCGCTACGAGTAGCGCGGGCAGTCGTCTCTCGAGCCTAACGACACATGTTGTCACTCTCTCGCCGCGCGTGCGTCCTGGTGCCGCTCGCCCTGTTCGCGCTCCCGTCGGGCGATGCGCTGGCGCAACAGCCGGTCACGGCCCCTTGTCCCCCCGGAAGGATCGTCGCTTCCGGATGCCCCGCTGGCTCGCTCAATCTCGCCGACGCCGTCGCGATGGCACAGCGTCAGGGGCTGTCGGCCGAGGCGTCGCGCCAAATGCTGGTCGAATCGAGAGCGCGCAACGCCGCCTTCAGGGCGCGCTTGCTGCCGCAGCTGTCCCTGGATGCGATGCCCGCGAATTACAACCGCGGCTTCATTCCGGTCGTCCTGCCGACGGGCGAGACACAGTTCGCGTCGCAGAGCCAGAATGAGTCGACGGCGGGCCTCACGGTTTCGCAAGCGCTTCCGTGGATAGGATCGACACTCACGGTCGGATCGTACCTCGATCGCCTGGACCTGACGGGCAGCGTGACCAGTCGGACATATAGAACGACTCCGTTCCTCGTGACGCTGCGTCAGGATTTACTCAAGCCGCGCGAGCTGCTCTGGGACACTCGGTCGCAGGATCTCCGCGCTGGTCTCGCCGAGCGGCAGTATCTGGAGTCGCGAGAGGATTTGGCGATCAATACCGCCGCGGCATTCTTCGACTATTACGCCGCGACGGTTGCCCTGCGAAATGCGACGTCGAACGTCGCAGTGAACGACACGCTGTACACGCTCAACAAGGGCCGCTACGAGGTCGGCAAGATCGGAGAGAATGATCTACTGCAGAGCGAGCTCCAGCTGCTGCGTGCGCGCGCTTCGTTGGACGGTGCGAAACTCGAGCGCGACCGGAGCGAATCGGCGCTCCGGCGGCTCGTCAACGTGCATGCAACGGACACGCTCGTCGTCGTTCCGCCGGAGAATGTGTCGACCATCGAGGTTGACCCGAGCGTCGCCGTCACGGAAGCGCTCCGCAACAGTAGTGTGGCCGAGCAGGCCGCGCTCGATTCTGTGGTCGCGCGACGCAGCGTCACGGAGGCGCGGCTCACCAACGGTTTCGGCGCAACGATCATCGCGAGCTATGGCATGAATCAGACGAACTCCCTGTTCGGCCTTTCCTACGCGTCACCCTTGCCGCAGCAGGGCTTTCAACTGCACGTGACCATGCCGCTCTTTCAGTGGGGCGGCGGCAGCGCCGACGTTCAAGCGGCGAAGGCCGAGGAGGCTCGGGCCGCGAGCACGTCACGCGCTCGGCGAGAGCAGGCCGCGGAGGACGCTCGTTATGCAGCGCTCCAACTCACCCAGTCGCAGCGCATGCTCCTCATCGCGGCGAAGGCAGACACAGTCGCGCAGAAGCGATTCGAGGTCGCCAAGAACCGCTACCTCATCGGGAAGATCGGAGTGAGTGATCTCTACATCGCGCAGAACGAAAAGGACCAGGCTCTGGACGCGTATGTACAGGCGCTTCGCGGCTATTGGAACAATTACTATCGGCTGCGACGGGTCACGCTGTACGATTTCGAGCAGAAGGCGAGGGTGCAGTGAGAGCAGTGGTGTCGCCGCTCTCGAGTCGTTGTCGGACCGCGTGAACTGACTAAGGGGCGGTTTCCGCACTTTATCCGGATCTCGAGCCGCTGCCATCGGACCACGAGTCGCGGTCATCTGTCCTCGACTCGATGTGACCTAGCGGCCACTCGGTCTACGAAAACCCTCGCTCGTTGCGGCGACATCTCGACTCGTGGTCAGCGACGCACGCCTCGGAGTGACGAGACCAGACTCCAGGCTGAGCTGTTCACGACATCGAGAACGGTGACCCTTACTTGCCCGCTGCGGGCGGACCTGGAAGTGTGGAGAAATAGGAAACTTTCGGCTCCTCCGGACCGCGCCTGCCCGTCCATTTCCAATTCTTTATCTCCGGCATGTCGTCCCCGTGCTCTCGCACGTAATGATGATGCTCCACCAACTTGTCCCGGAGCATCTGCTTGAAGTGCGAGCCGATGCGCGCGAGCCGCGGCACGCGATCGACGACACTGCCGGCGATGTGGAAGCGATCGAGCTCGTTGAGCACCGTCATATCGAACGGCGTCGTCGTCGTTCCTTCTTCCTGGTAGCCGTGCACGTGGAAATTCGCGTGGTTGCGGCGACGATACGTGAGTCGGTGAATGAGCGTCGGATACCCGTGGTACGCGAAGATCACCGGACGGTCCGTCGTGAACATCGAGTCGAACTCCGCCTCCGGCAAACCATGCGGATGCTGCGTCGATGACTGCAACGTCATCAGATCGACGACATTGATCACGCGCAACGCGACGTCGGGGAAATGCCGGCGCAGCAGGTCGACCGCGGCCAACGTCTCGAGCGTCGGCACATCGCCGGCGCACGCGATCACGGCATCGGGCTCGATGCTCTGATCACTGCTCGCCCAATCCCAGATGCCGATACCAACGGTGCAATGGCGAATGGCCGCCGTCATATCGAGATACTGCGGGGCGGGCTGCTTCCCCGCGACGATCACATTGATGTAGTTGCGACTCCGGAGACAGTGATCGGCCACGGAAAGCAAACAGTTCGCGTCCGGCGGGAGATACACACGTACGATATCGGCCTTCTTGTTGACGACGAGGTCGATGAATCCCGGATCCTGATGGCTGAAGCCATTGTGATCCTGTCGCCAGACGTGTGACGTCAGCAGATAGTTCAACGACGCGATCGGACGCCGCCAGGGAATGTCGAGGCACGCCTTGAGCCACTTGGCGTGCTGGTTGAACATCGAGTCGACGATGTGAATGAACGCCTCGTAGCAGGAGAAGAAGCCGTGGCGCCCGGTGAGGAGGTAGCCCTCGAGCCAACCCTGGCACAGCTGTTCGCTCAGCACCTCCATCACGCGTCCGTCGGCCGAAAGATGTTCGTCCGTCGGCAGAATCTTCTCCATGAAGACGGTGTTCGTCGCCTCCCACACAGCCGTTAGGCGATTGGACGCGGTCTCATCCGGCCCGAACAGACGAAAGTTGCGTGCCTCGCCACTGAGCGCGAAGATGTCGCGCAGAAACTCGCCTAACGAGCGTGTGCTCTCGGCGACGCGCTCACCGGGAGCGCTGATCGGCAGCGCGTAATCGCGAAAATCCGGCAGCAACAGATCGCGAAGCAGCAAGCCGCCGTTCGCGTGCGGATTCGCTCCCATGCGTCGGTCGCCGCGTGGCGCGAGCCCGGCGAGCTCCGGAATGAGCCTACCCTCGGCGTCGAACAGCTCCTCTGGGCGATAGCCGCGCATCCACTCTTCGAGCTGCGCGAGGTGCTGCGGTTTGGTGGCAAGCTCGCTCAACGGAACCTGATGCGCGCGCCACGTGCCCTCCACGGGCTTGCCGTCTACTTCCTTGGGCCCCGTCCAGCCCTTGGGCGTGCGCAATACGATCATTGGCCACACCGGCCTTCCGGTCGATTTGCGCGCTCGGGCATCATGTTGGATGGCGTGGATCTCGTCGACGATCTCGTCGAGCGTCGCTGCCATCAGCTGATGCATTGCCTCCGGCTCGTGTCCCTCGACGAAGTAGGGCGTGTAGCCGTAACCCGTCAGGAGTTGCGACAGCTCGTCGTCGTCCATCCTGCCGAGGATCGTTGGATTAGCAATCTTGTAACCGTTGAGATGGAGGATCGGGAGGACGGCGCCGTCCCGTGCCGGATCGAGAAACTTGTTCGAGTGCCAGCTCGCGGCCAGCGTGCCCGTCTCGGCCTCGCCGTCGCCGATGACGCACGAGACGACCAGATCGGGGTTATCGAATGCCGCACCGTACGCGTGAATGAGCGAGTAGCCGAGCTCGCCACCTTCGTTGATCGAGCCGGGCGTCTCCGGGGCGGCGTGACTCGGGATACCACCGGGAAATGAGAACTGCTTAAAGAGTCGCCGCATGCCTTCGACGCTCTGCGAAATACTCGGATAGAACTCGCTGTACGTCCCCTCCAGATATGTGTTGGCGACGATGCCAGGCCCTCCGTGACCTGGCCCTGTTACGTAAATCACATTCAGGTCGCGCTCTCGTATCAACCGATTGAGATGCACGTATACGAAATTGAGTCCCGGCGTCGTGCCCCAATGTCCGAGCAATCGTGGTTTGACATGCGCCAATGTGAGCGGCTCGCGCAACAACGGGTTGGCGAGCAGATAGATCTGGCCGACGGAGAGATAATTGGCGGCGCGCCAGTACGCATCGATTCGATGCAGTACGTCATCGGTGAGCGGACGCGGAATCGTTCGCTCGCTGTGCGGAGTCACGGTGGCGGTTGTCGACATGTTTGGATTATAGCAAAAAAATGTTCGTCGCGTGCGTTGCATCACGGCGAACTCGTAGCACACGAGGCAAAACGTTTAATCCGTATGCAACGCGATGACGCGCACACCGGGAACGCGTCGATGCGGCTCGTGTCTTGCCTTTCGGTTGTCGGCAGTCCGATGAATAGGAGCTCCGTATGAGCGACATCACTCGCAGCACGGGAGTCGCGGTGGATCCGGTGCAGGAAGCTCACCGAGTCTTTCATCGACTGTGGTCCAAGGCGTACGACGCGCCGGGATACGACAAGCGAGAGTGGCTGCGCTTCGAAGAGTTGCTGCGTCAACTGGGACTGCGCATCTGAGTAGAGGGTAGAGAGTGGAGAGTAGAGGGTGAGAAAAACGAATGGCCGGCACACCAGTGCCGGCCAACGAGTCTACTCTCTACTCCTCACCCCTCTACCCTCCACGCTCTAGCACTCCGCCTCACGCGATTCGGGTTTCGTTTGAACGAGGGGCGGTGCGCTGCAAGCCACGTTTTTTGATCTGACGTTAGAACTTTCTGAATATCTGCACCGAGCTGTTTGTTCGCCGTCATGAGACGTTGCCGAACCGGCGTGGTCTGCGCGAACATCGCGTGCCGTTGGTCGACACTCATGGATTGGCCCGCCACGCGCGCCGCGCGCATCTGCTTGCCGATCGCCGCCATCGATTGCAGGTCTTGCCGATGAGCCGAGCGATACGCCGTCACGAGCGCCTTGATCTGCGTCCGCTGCGCATCCGTCAACTGAAGATTCGCCGGCAGTCGCCGAGCGAACATGAAACCTCCGCCCATCATCCCGAATCCATGCCGGCCAAATCCCCATGGGCCCGGCGCGCCATTCGTGGCGCTGAGGAAATTATCCGGCGCCGGCACCGTCGGCGCCGTCACTTCATTGGCGCACGCCGCCACGGAACCGGCGACGAGCAGGAGCAGCATGTTCCTCATGTCCTCATCCTCCGATGTGCACCGAGTCGAGTGCGTAAGACGGAGGCTATGAACAAATGTTAGCGTCGGCCAGTGGCTCGTAGCTGGTTCTTAGTGAATAATCAATGTTACGAACCGCCGACCCAACGTTGATGCTCTCTCGGCTGTACAACCGCGCCACCGGAATGCCGATCTTGATCGGCCTTCTCGTGGTCACGTTTGCCATTGCGGCGGACCTCGCGCACGAGGCGTGGACCACGGGAGTTTCTCAGCAGCGAACCGCCGAGCGCGCCCTGCGCGATTTCGTGCGATTCTCCGCGACAAATACGGCATACCAGGCGCAAGCATCGATTGAGCTTGGAGTCCGAACCCTCCTCGGGCCGGTGGCGGCTCGCAGTGCTAGAGACAGGTCTCCCGCGGCCGAACTAGAAGCATTGGCGGAGAGTGCGGCCCGAATTGTTGAATGCCATTGCGCACCAGTCTTTCGGCCGACCTTCTATTTCCGTCTCGACCTAGCCTCCGCCGATCTGCGAATCAGCGGCGCCGCGTCTCCCTCGGACGCCGAGCGTCAATGGCTCCGCGACACGATTGCGGTCCACGCTCGTGCGGTGCGTCACCCTGATTGGGACGTGGCGCTCGTCTACGGCGGCGCAGGCTCGCGGCCCCGAGTCGTTGCATACAGCCTGCGCGGCCCCGCCGCGTACGGCCTGGTGAGCGACGTCGGAGCCTTCGGCGACGCGGCCATCGCTCCGGTGGTCCGGACTCGCCCGCGCCCCGATGTCGAGCTCGGCCCGCACGCCGCCGGCTACGACTCGCTGATGAGAACTTTCATATTGGCCCCGGACGGTCATGCGGTGTACGACGCGAATCCCCGTCGGCCGGAGCTTCGCGTCACGATGGTACCGGGCGCTGGACACGAATCGTATACGCCGGGCGCCGAGCCCCTGATCCCGACGACGCTGTTTGCCGATACGGTGCGGCTCGGGCCGCAGTTCGGCGATCTGCGGCTCGACGTCGCGCTCGCCACGAGTGATCCTGGCGCCCTCATCGCGGGAGGGCTCCCACGGTCGCGGCTCTTCGCGCTGCTCGGATTGCTGGTGTTGATGGCTGGCCTCGTGGCCGTCGTCGTGTTGCAGCTCCGGCGCGAGCACGAGCTCGCGCGGCTGCGTGCCGATCTGACCGCCGGAGTGTCGCACGAGCTGCGCACGCCGCTGGCGCAGATTCTTCTGTTCGGCGAAACGCTGATGCTCGAACGCACGCGCTCGGAGCGCGAGCGCCGTGCGGCCGCCGAGGTGATCGTGCGCGAGGCGCGCCGGCTCATGCATCTCGTCGAGAATGCGCTGCACTTCACTCGCGCCGACCGCGAGCTCCTGCATCTCTCGCCCGAGTCGATCGATCTGGGTGAGGCAACGCGCGAGATTCTCGTCAGCTTCGCGCCGCTTGCGTGGACGGCGAAGGTGACGTTGCGCGAGATGATCGACGAATCCGCGACGGCACTTATCGATGCCGCCGCCTATCGGCAGATCGTGCTCAACCTGCTGGAGAATGCGATTCGCTACGGGCCCGTTGGCCAGACGGTGACGGTGCGCGTTGAGGGTGTACCGGATGGCGCGCGCCTCGTCGTCGAGGATGAAGGGCCAGGCATTTCTACCGCCGATCGCGAGCGCGTGTGGGCGCCGTTCGTTCGCCTAACGAATCAGGCTCGCGGATCGATGGGCACGGGAATCGGTCTGGCGGTGGTCCGCGATCTCACCTCGCGCCACGGCGGCCGCGCCTGGATCGATCGTGCACCATCGGGTGGCGCTCGGTTCGTCGTCGAGCTTCCGTCGAGTGCGCGGGGCTTGCCGAAAAACTCGGGCCGCGAGGACTCTGTTGGCCCCGCCCACGCCGCACTCTGACGAGACTCTGACGTTGGCCCGTGCCGTCAGTGCACCGTCGGCGCCGTCAGTTCACGAAACTCTAACGTTGCATAGGAAGGCAAAAACCTGTCGGCACGATCGACGGCGACGTATCCGTTGTATACAAATCCCCGGGCACACCCCAGCCCCCTCGAATCGTGTCTCTCCTTACACGGAAATCTCTCGTCGACCTGCGCGCCGAAGCGGAGCGCAGCCCCCTCCGCCGATCCCTCGGCCCGCTCAACCTAACGGCGCTCGGCATCGGCTCCATCATCGGGACCGGCATCTTCGTGCTCACCGGCACCGCGGCCTCGCAGAACGCCGGCCCCTCGCTCGTCCTCTCGATGATCATCTCCGCGGTCGGCTGCGCCTTCGCCGGGCTCTGTTACGCGGAGTTCGCGTCGCTCGTGCCGGTCGCGGGCAGCGCGTACACGTACGCATACGCGACGGTCGGTGAGATCTTCGCGTGGATCATCGGCTGGGATCTCATTCTCGAATACGCGCTCAGCGCGTCGACGGTCGCGGTGGGATGGTCCGGGTACTTCGTGAGTCTGTTTCGCGATCTCGGCATCGCGATACCGGCGCAGCTCACTGCTCCGCGCGGCGTGGTGCTCACGCTCGCCGACGGGTCGATTGCGCACGGCGTCTTCAACGCGCCGGCGGCATTCGTCGTGCTCCTCGTCTCGGCGCTGCTCGTGATCGGCATCAGGCAATCGGCTGGCACGAACACCGTGCTCGTGCTCATCAAGTCGCTCGTGCTCGTTCTCTTCGTCGTACTTGGCTGGTCGTACATCCGGCGCGAGAATCTCACACCGTTCATTCCACCTAACGAGGGCGGCTTCGGCCACTTCGGGTGGAGTGGCGTGTTGCGTGGCGCCGGCGTGATGTTCTTTGCGTATATCGGCTTCGACGCCGTGTCCACGGCCGCGCAGGAGGCGAAGCAACCGCAGCGAGACATGCCGATCGGCATCCTCGGGTCGCTCGCGATCTGCACGGTGCTCTACATCGCGGTCGCGATCGTCCTCCTCGGGATCGTGAGCTATCATCGGCTGAACGTCGCCGATCCGCTCGCCGTCGGCATCGACGCGACCGGACTGCGCTGGTTCAGCCCGGTGATCAAGGTCAGCGCGCTTTTCGGCTTGTTCAGCACGATGCTCGTGCAGCTTCTCGCGCAGACGCGAATCTTCTACTCGATGAGCCGCGACGGACTTCTTCCGCCCCTCTTTGGCGTCGTGCACCCACGCTTCCGAACGCCCTATCTGAGCACCATCCTCACCGGCGTGATCATTGCCATCGCGGCCGGCCTGCTTCCAATCGAACTGCTCGGCCAGTTGGTGAGCATCGGCACGCTGCTCGCCTTCGTGCTCGTCTGCATCGGCGTCGTTAGGCTCCGCCGCACCGCGCCCGACCTCGAGCGTCCTTTTCGCACGCCCTTCGTGCCGACGATCCCGATCCTCGGTGCGGTGATCTGCCTTGTGCAGATGGTCGCCCTGCCGCTCGAGACGTGGATTCGGCTCGTGGTCTGGCTCGTCACGGGGCTCGTGATCTACTTTGCGTACAGTCGGCGCCGGGCGTACAGGGTTCGCATCGCGCGAGTCGAGGCGGAGCGGGCGGCGTGAGTGCCTAACGCCGACGCAAGGCAAACGCTTCCCACCGATGGCTCTCCACCGACGTCACCATGTCGCGGATTCTGATTGTCGAGGACAACCACGATTTGGCTCGGGGTCTCGCGAACAATCTCGAGATCGAAGGCTATGACGTCGACGTCGTGCACGACGGAGCTGAAGGCCTCGAGCATGCGCGCGCGAGCGATCCGGCGCTGATCATTCTCGACTTGGCGTTGCCGGGTCTCGATGGGTATCGCGTGCTCTCGACGTTGCGCGCCGAGGGCAACGACGTGCCCGTGTTGATCCTGACGGCGAGGAGCGAAGAAGCCGATAAGGTTCGCGGCTTCCGGTACGGGGCTGACGACTATGTCACGAAGCCGTTCGGCCTCCTCGAGCTGCTCGGCCGTGTGAACGCTCTGTTGCGTCGCGCCGGTGCGCCGGCGCGGACGAACGGTGGGGGCAAGGCGTTAGGCGAGCGGATCCACTTCGGCGACATCGAAGTGCGGCCCGGAACCCACGGCGTCTATCGCCGCGGATTCCCCGTGACATTGCGACCGAAAGAATTCGAGCTGCTCATGGCGCTCCTGCGTCGCGGGGGAAAGATCGTACCGCGTCTCGAGCTGCTGCGCGACGTGTGGGGCTATGATGCCGACGTCGTGAGTCGGACCGTCGATACGCATGTCGCCGAGCTGCGGCGAAAGCTCGAAGACGATCCCGCGAACCCGCGCTACATCGTGACGGTGCGCAAGGCCGGCTATCGTATCGCGCTCGACTGACGTACGTCGCGCGACACTTCGTTACGGAGTTCATCACCGTGCCATACCGGTTCATCACCGGTATATGCGGCTCACGGAGAAGTCAAGAAAATGCGTGACTTCTCAACCCCGATTCGGGTTCATCACAACATACGGAAATGACGGCGCCGTGATGCTTCACGCGACGTCGGCGCGTCGCTGGTGACTGCGACTGCTCGCGAACATTCCGTTTCTTGCGCGCGCGCTGCACTCGCGCGCGACGACTCACACCCTTGGGAAAGGGAGGGCCGAATGGCTTGGATTCGCAGGTTTGCCGTCAGCGTGTTGGTGCTCGCGCCAGTGCTCGGCAGAGCGCAGCAGCCGACGGGAACGATCGCCGGACGCGTCATCGATCGTGCAACGCAGCAGCCCGTCGTGGGCGTGACGGTGCGCGTCATGGGAACGACCCGCGCGGCGCAGACGACGGATCAGGGCGGCTATCGCATCACCGGCGTGCCGTTAGGCACGGTCAGTGTGCAGGCGCTGCGAATCGGGTACGCATCGAGTACGCGTCCCAGCTCGATCACGGGAACGGACGTGGCGACACTGGACTTCGCGCTCGACATAGCGGCGACGCAGCTCGACGTTGTGCAAGTGACCGCCACGGGGCAGGAGCAATCACGTCGTGAGAGCGGCGTATCCACCGCCACGATCAACGTGCCCGACGAGGTGCCGCAAGCGGCCGTGTCCAACCTGCAGACCGTTCTCTCTTCCCGCGCCGCAGGCGTCGTGGTGCAAGAGGCGAGCGGGACGACTGGCAGCAGCGCGCGCATTCGGATTCGCGGATCCAACAGCGTGTCGCTCCTGAATGATCCACTCATCATCGTCGACGGCATTCGTGTCAACAACGACGAAGGCGCGACGAGCATCGGCGTCGGTGGACAGGTGACATCGCGGTTGAATGACATCAATCCCGAGGAGATCGAGAACATCGAGATCGTCAAGGGACCCGCCGCGGCTGCACTCTATGGAACGGCGGCGTCGAATGGCGTCATTCAGATCACGACGAAACGCGGCACTCCGGGACGGACGAGATGGACGACGCATACCGAAGCCGGGACAGTCAACGAAGTCAGCCAGTATCCGACGAATTACTGGATGCTGGATCTCAACAGTCCCTTCGTGAATCCCGGAGATACGCTGTTTCCCTGCACGCTCGACTTCCAGGCGCGGGGCATTTGCAGCTCGAACCTGAAGCTCGTCTCGTTCAATCCCCTCGAACAGGCGAGTCCGTTCGTTCGCGGCTGGCGTGAGCGCTATGGCGCGGATGTCGCCGGCGGTTCGGATCTCGCTCAATACTTCTTCAGCAGCGATTTCTATCGGGAGCAGGGTGTGTACGCAATCAATCGCGAGCGTCAGATCTCGCTCCGCGGCAACATTCACACCCAGTTGCGTGAGAACTTCGATCTGTCGGCGAACACCGGGTACGTCCAGAACCGGCTCCGTCTACCGCAGAACGACAACGACGTGCGCGGAATCATTCCGGGCGGTCTGCTCGGACCCGCCATACCCGGGTACGGCCGCTTCGGCGGCTACGGTTTCGATTCCGTCGCCGACATCGAGGCGATCAACACGCAACAGAACGTCGAACGCTTCACCACATCGGCGC contains:
- a CDS encoding FtsX-like permease family protein — translated: VGVDSSYFRIMNLKLDEGANFALRQYQAASSVTIIGQGVKSRFFTTEEPIGRTIKVGNQWLTVVGLLEDRKVSADVSQRLGIRDANMDVYVPLPTMLLRFRNRAEVTQEEMELAAREFSQPDSSETDDQRAEKRNYNQLDKVVVQVDRAAVVPSVADIVQRLLKRRHNEVIDFEITVPELLLKQEQRTKTIFNIVLGAIASISLVVGGIGIMNIMLASILERIKEIGVRRAVGATQRDVLAQFLSEAVMISLAGGLAGIITGAILSSIIEHAAKIHTIVSPLSVVVAFGVSVAVGLLFGIVPAWRAARQDPVVCLRYE
- a CDS encoding TolC family protein; protein product: MLSLSRRACVLVPLALFALPSGDALAQQPVTAPCPPGRIVASGCPAGSLNLADAVAMAQRQGLSAEASRQMLVESRARNAAFRARLLPQLSLDAMPANYNRGFIPVVLPTGETQFASQSQNESTAGLTVSQALPWIGSTLTVGSYLDRLDLTGSVTSRTYRTTPFLVTLRQDLLKPRELLWDTRSQDLRAGLAERQYLESREDLAINTAAAFFDYYAATVALRNATSNVAVNDTLYTLNKGRYEVGKIGENDLLQSELQLLRARASLDGAKLERDRSESALRRLVNVHATDTLVVVPPENVSTIEVDPSVAVTEALRNSSVAEQAALDSVVARRSVTEARLTNGFGATIIASYGMNQTNSLFGLSYASPLPQQGFQLHVTMPLFQWGGGSADVQAAKAEEARAASTSRARREQAAEDARYAALQLTQSQRMLLIAAKADTVAQKRFEVAKNRYLIGKIGVSDLYIAQNEKDQALDAYVQALRGYWNNYYRLRRVTLYDFEQKARVQ
- a CDS encoding phosphoketolase family protein codes for the protein MSTTATVTPHSERTIPRPLTDDVLHRIDAYWRAANYLSVGQIYLLANPLLREPLTLAHVKPRLLGHWGTTPGLNFVYVHLNRLIRERDLNVIYVTGPGHGGPGIVANTYLEGTYSEFYPSISQSVEGMRRLFKQFSFPGGIPSHAAPETPGSINEGGELGYSLIHAYGAAFDNPDLVVSCVIGDGEAETGTLAASWHSNKFLDPARDGAVLPILHLNGYKIANPTILGRMDDDELSQLLTGYGYTPYFVEGHEPEAMHQLMAATLDEIVDEIHAIQHDARARKSTGRPVWPMIVLRTPKGWTGPKEVDGKPVEGTWRAHQVPLSELATKPQHLAQLEEWMRGYRPEELFDAEGRLIPELAGLAPRGDRRMGANPHANGGLLLRDLLLPDFRDYALPISAPGERVAESTRSLGEFLRDIFALSGEARNFRLFGPDETASNRLTAVWEATNTVFMEKILPTDEHLSADGRVMEVLSEQLCQGWLEGYLLTGRHGFFSCYEAFIHIVDSMFNQHAKWLKACLDIPWRRPIASLNYLLTSHVWRQDHNGFSHQDPGFIDLVVNKKADIVRVYLPPDANCLLSVADHCLRSRNYINVIVAGKQPAPQYLDMTAAIRHCTVGIGIWDWASSDQSIEPDAVIACAGDVPTLETLAAVDLLRRHFPDVALRVINVVDLMTLQSSTQHPHGLPEAEFDSMFTTDRPVIFAYHGYPTLIHRLTYRRRNHANFHVHGYQEEGTTTTPFDMTVLNELDRFHIAGSVVDRVPRLARIGSHFKQMLRDKLVEHHHYVREHGDDMPEIKNWKWTGRRGPEEPKVSYFSTLPGPPAAGK
- a CDS encoding Spy/CpxP family protein refolding chaperone translates to MRNMLLLLVAGSVAACANEVTAPTVPAPDNFLSATNGAPGPWGFGRHGFGMMGGGFMFARRLPANLQLTDAQRTQIKALVTAYRSAHRQDLQSMAAIGKQMRAARVAGQSMSVDQRHAMFAQTTPVRQRLMTANKQLGADIQKVLTSDQKTWLAAHRPSFKRNPNRVRRSARAWRVEG
- a CDS encoding HAMP domain-containing sensor histidine kinase codes for the protein MLRTADPTLMLSRLYNRATGMPILIGLLVVTFAIAADLAHEAWTTGVSQQRTAERALRDFVRFSATNTAYQAQASIELGVRTLLGPVAARSARDRSPAAELEALAESAARIVECHCAPVFRPTFYFRLDLASADLRISGAASPSDAERQWLRDTIAVHARAVRHPDWDVALVYGGAGSRPRVVAYSLRGPAAYGLVSDVGAFGDAAIAPVVRTRPRPDVELGPHAAGYDSLMRTFILAPDGHAVYDANPRRPELRVTMVPGAGHESYTPGAEPLIPTTLFADTVRLGPQFGDLRLDVALATSDPGALIAGGLPRSRLFALLGLLVLMAGLVAVVVLQLRREHELARLRADLTAGVSHELRTPLAQILLFGETLMLERTRSERERRAAAEVIVREARRLMHLVENALHFTRADRELLHLSPESIDLGEATREILVSFAPLAWTAKVTLREMIDESATALIDAAAYRQIVLNLLENAIRYGPVGQTVTVRVEGVPDGARLVVEDEGPGISTADRERVWAPFVRLTNQARGSMGTGIGLAVVRDLTSRHGGRAWIDRAPSGGARFVVELPSSARGLPKNSGREDSVGPAHAAL
- a CDS encoding amino acid permease; the protein is MSLLTRKSLVDLRAEAERSPLRRSLGPLNLTALGIGSIIGTGIFVLTGTAASQNAGPSLVLSMIISAVGCAFAGLCYAEFASLVPVAGSAYTYAYATVGEIFAWIIGWDLILEYALSASTVAVGWSGYFVSLFRDLGIAIPAQLTAPRGVVLTLADGSIAHGVFNAPAAFVVLLVSALLVIGIRQSAGTNTVLVLIKSLVLVLFVVLGWSYIRRENLTPFIPPNEGGFGHFGWSGVLRGAGVMFFAYIGFDAVSTAAQEAKQPQRDMPIGILGSLAICTVLYIAVAIVLLGIVSYHRLNVADPLAVGIDATGLRWFSPVIKVSALFGLFSTMLVQLLAQTRIFYSMSRDGLLPPLFGVVHPRFRTPYLSTILTGVIIAIAAGLLPIELLGQLVSIGTLLAFVLVCIGVVRLRRTAPDLERPFRTPFVPTIPILGAVICLVQMVALPLETWIRLVVWLVTGLVIYFAYSRRRAYRVRIARVEAERAA
- a CDS encoding response regulator transcription factor, whose protein sequence is MSRILIVEDNHDLARGLANNLEIEGYDVDVVHDGAEGLEHARASDPALIILDLALPGLDGYRVLSTLRAEGNDVPVLILTARSEEADKVRGFRYGADDYVTKPFGLLELLGRVNALLRRAGAPARTNGGGKALGERIHFGDIEVRPGTHGVYRRGFPVTLRPKEFELLMALLRRGGKIVPRLELLRDVWGYDADVVSRTVDTHVAELRRKLEDDPANPRYIVTVRKAGYRIALD